The Podarcis muralis chromosome 14, rPodMur119.hap1.1, whole genome shotgun sequence nucleotide sequence taacatacaaaaattcatTAAAGAAGGGAATATATTAGCGAAagcatgctttgcaaaaatgttgttATTAGGAGCAGTTCACACAAAATCTTATGAATTGTCTTGaggactttaaaacaaaaacaaactcagaaattgaaatgtggagaactgaacttaatgagaaatgagaaacagaaaaacaaaaatggcCAGATTCACCCACCATCAGAGTCCCTAGCCCAGGCCTTGCAATGCCTAGACCACCAGAGCACCATTTGAGCAGGGGTTATTTGTAGGTCAAATGGTCTGTTGGAGAGTGAccatttctgatttcttttctcagGCAGGTGACCAAAGCTGAGGGGATTTCTCTGGCCTCCAAGTACGGCTCCTCCTTCTACGAAGTCTCGGCCTGCCTGGATTTTGAATCCGTGCAGCACATGTTCCACGAGGCAGTGCGAGAGGTGAGGAGGGAGATGGAGAGGCACATGGCGGTCCGCCCCTTGTTCATCATCGAGGAGAAGCCGTCCCTTCACCTCGTCCCTCCAGCCGCCATGGCCTCCAAGCACAGCCTGGCCAGCTGCACCTACAACACTCTCTCCACCGTGAACTTCAAGGAAATCCCTTCggtggcccaggccaagctggtCACGGTGAAATCCTCCAGGGCCCAGAGCAAGAGGAAGGCTCCAACGTTGACATTACTGAAGGGATTTAAGATCTTTTGAGGGGAGCCTGCAAAGGGCTGCTCCAAGATAGGAGAGCAAGTCGGGGCCCTTTGCCTGACTGCATTAACCCTCAGCAGCCATCTTAAATGCTGGTGTACTGGCCTTCCTTGCTTCCCGCCTGGCCTCTCGTACTagagcaaagcatgctgggaacataagaagagccttgccaaagattcatctagtccagtgaccagttctcacagtgaccaacagaTGCTTATGGGGAAAACACAAGTAGCACATGAGCGGAACAGCAACTCTAcctatttgtgattcccagcagctgctgTTTTGGGACCTAACACCTCCAACAATAGTGGTTTTCAGTGACAAGGCTGCACCCTCCTGTTCAGGCTCCAGTTCAGTCACTGCTGCGCTGCTTTTTGCTCTCCCTCAGCCCAGCTGATCAAAACCCTCCCCAGCTTCCACTGAGGCTCTCTACTCCTCGGGAAGATCAAAGGGGAAGAGCTGGCATCCTTGCTCCCCCTTCCAAAGTGACTGAAGTCCAACCTGGGTCAGCACcccatttctccctcctccatcaaAGCCTGCTATGCTGATGCCAAAACTGCAGGGCTAACGGCATTAAGCGACTGTGCCGCATGCAGTTTGACCAGGTTTGGTATCGACGCTGCTCCAAGACCTTTTTCAAATTCTGCACCCAACGCATGGATACCTTACAACCGGCAGAAATTGCATCGCATAGTTGCATACTTTGGTTGCTCTTGCAAAGTTTGTCTGCGTTATGAATGGCATTTTGTAACTgccaatctgtgtgtgtgtgtgataggctAGGAAATGGAGATAGCAGATGGAGATAGCAGGAGGACAGGCACAAACGCACTGGGGTGTGTGGGCAGGAGCACATGACACGTGTGCCGTTGAAACAAAAAGTGCCTGTTGTTTGGGTATTGAGGATGCCTCCACGTCCAGCTTTCCAGCACACTGCCAAAGAACAAGCTAAAGGGACACAGAGCCCCCTGGTGAAAGAATGGCATATCGTTCCTTGCGTACATTTTCCATCAGCGCTCCTGGAGCAGGGGTCACCAGCTTTTTtgggcctgtgggcacatttgcaaactggagaatcTGTCCTGGGCACCACGCACACACAGCACATTCAAGTACGCACTGCAAACCTAGGGTGCATTCAGAAGCGGAGAGTATTGTGTTCGTTTTCCTGCTAGCACTTCTGAACtgatttctaatgttcctttcacactgcagtgtCACAGAACTCTGGCTTTATGGCTAAGATACAGGCCTGCCACCATAGGGGCCaactccccaataaaatatttgaggggccaagTTAATGGGCActggcattcaaatggtgtttgtgtgtgccacatcttgtgattgattatgcagggcagggcttacctgggccccattgaaatattttattcaagttggcacccctgcatgcCGCTCTAAATTTCACTCACAACAGTGGGTGAGGTGTGACATGACAACAAGCATCATTGGACCACATTgctactccccaccccccccccaatttttttttttttgtcatgtaAACAAAACAGCCCCAGAGACACTTGAATAGCCTCAAAACTACAATGGTGGGGCAGGCAAGTTCCGCTCTTTTCCTACTGAGAAAGAGAGCTTCCCTTGAAATGTAAATAGCAGCTTCTAAGGGGCAGTTGTCGTGGTTGTGGActgtggaagggagagagagaaccaatCTTCGCAAACTTCGCATGCCCCCAGCCCACCCTGGTCAGGCTCCGCTGCGGCTGCTGTTTACACCTCACAAGAACAAAGATGCCAACTGCATCCGTGCCATTGAGGTCCCATCTATTTCTGTCCTTAAACTAGTTTCAGGGCCCAGAGAAGCACCTGTGAGTGAGGCTGGGAGGTTTCTAATAGGGGAATATAAGGTAAAAGCCCATCTGGGGCATCATCTGGTTCTCACACTGGCTAACCAGCTgccccaaagcaggacctgagtgcaatagcactctcaAAATAAGGACGTAAGAATTTCCCTACTGGATCTGACCAAAGCCcctctagtccaacaccctgttctcacagtggccaacctagaGGATATCCACAAGTAAGAccttagggcagcctttctcaacttgtgggtccccagatgttgttgaactacaactcccatcactcctagctagcaaagccagagctcagggatgatgggagttgtagtccaagaacatctggggacccacaggttgagaaccgctgccttagaGGAACAGCAGCACTCTTCACGCCTATGATTCCAAGCCACTGGCTCTGACTTGAAGGAACAGCACAGCCATTGATAGTCCTATCCTCCATTATAGCCTTATGTACAGAAGTCTGGTGGAGGCActgaaactacagttctcagtatCAGGCAGTGGAAGGGTGTGTGGAGAAAGAGGTGGCAATTAAACTAGTACAAAACCAGCATCAGTTAGATCTGACCTCGGTAAACACCCAGTATAATTTTGCCTGTTCAACTGAAGTAATGAGTTAAATGGTGCCTTAGCTTAGaatgccttccttttcttctttttcccttctaaGTCTTATCTGTTTCTCACTTGCCCCAAATTATTTTGCAATCGAATGACAACATGCAGCAATGCTGCTCTAAAGGTAACCAAGAAACTAAGAGTGAAGAAAACCAGCGCGGCACTTTCATAATAAAGACCAATGATTTATTTCCCCATCTGTTCTTTTTTTCCACAAGGGGAGTAGGAAGGAAGTGGGCTGTGTGTGCAGAACCAACTTTAACTTCTATCTTGATGCTTCTTGGGGAGCGGTGACCTTTAAATTCAGCATTGCTATTTCACCCAACTGGTGCGGAAAATATTTTATGAAGGAAACTTTGGGAAAGCCAAGTGTGGAATCTTTTGTTTCATTCTGCTTGTTGGCACAATtgca carries:
- the RASL12 gene encoding ras-like protein family member 12 isoform X2, producing the protein MSSMFSKTRTAHCANERHLHTFPQECNVAILGCQGSGKSEDTYASEEVVDQQPVLLKVMDTADQDVPVSCERYLNWASAFMVVYSIDNRKSFEGSQQYLDIIALHLKNAQHESPVFLVGNKLDMEQYRQVTKAEGISLASKYGSSFYEVSACLDFESVQHMFHEAVREVRREMERHMAVRPLFIIEEKPSLHLVPPAAMASKHSLASCTYNTLSTVNFKEIPSVAQAKLVTVKSSRAQSKRKAPTLTLLKGFKIF